Proteins from a genomic interval of Paenibacillus sp. FSL H8-0048:
- a CDS encoding translation factor GTPase family protein yields the protein MNITVGLLAHVDAGKTTFAEQLLYHTEAIRSRGRVDHQDTFLDTHEIEKARGITVFADQAEFTYKDARYFLLDTPGHVDFSPEMERCLQVLDYAVVILSAVEGVESHTETLWQLLRQHRIPTLFFINKTDRAGSDPERVLEEIRQLLSGDALLLPEQPEAAWTEEMKSFLAEREETLLEPYLEGRLTDSGCRIALRSMVKRGEIFPCMHGSALLDRGVSEFLEMLDALTFTEYDHTLPFAGRVYKIRHDARGTRITYIKALQGVLKNRESLAYGAEAEQTSERITGIRKYNGTAYSAADWAAAGELFAVVGLSSVLPGAGVGELQDAQSSGLIPTLKSKVLFKPPVHLKELMHAFGQLGAEDPSLNVSWDEDLQELHIHVMGGIQLEILEQIAAERFQLKISFGPPEILYKETIAGTVYGCGHFEPLGHYAEVHLMLEGGERGSGITFMNRCHPDDLTLGYQHQIEQHLLESGHHGLLTGSPLTDLKITLLTGKAHNKHTSGGDFREAAYRALRQGLEQADNLLLEPVYDLKIRIDPDDVGKVMSDIQQAGGRFNPPDISPSKAVITGIVPAASFMNYGVRLAAMTQGKGSMSLRVAGYEPCHQTGAVVEQRNYNKNADPAYSSASIFCAKGEGYAVPWEEAGQHMHIQAASRNGYTVLKRAVPFQRDAEGKVQTNNE from the coding sequence ATGAATATAACTGTAGGACTGCTCGCCCATGTAGATGCCGGGAAGACGACCTTCGCCGAGCAGCTGCTCTACCATACCGAAGCCATCCGCAGCAGGGGGCGTGTGGACCATCAGGATACGTTCCTGGATACCCATGAGATTGAAAAAGCACGCGGGATCACCGTCTTCGCCGATCAGGCGGAGTTCACCTATAAGGATGCCCGCTATTTCCTGCTGGATACACCGGGCCATGTCGATTTCTCCCCGGAGATGGAACGCTGTCTGCAGGTGCTGGACTATGCAGTGGTGATTCTCAGCGCAGTGGAGGGAGTAGAGAGCCACACCGAAACGCTCTGGCAGCTGCTGCGCCAGCACCGGATTCCGACCCTGTTCTTCATTAACAAAACCGACCGTGCAGGGAGTGACCCTGAGCGGGTCCTGGAAGAGATCCGGCAGCTGCTTAGCGGCGATGCCTTGCTGTTGCCGGAGCAGCCGGAAGCTGCGTGGACCGAGGAGATGAAATCGTTCCTTGCCGAACGCGAGGAGACGCTGCTGGAACCCTATCTTGAAGGCAGGCTGACAGACAGCGGTTGCCGCATTGCACTGAGGTCTATGGTAAAGCGCGGAGAGATTTTCCCATGTATGCACGGCTCTGCGCTGCTGGACCGCGGGGTGAGTGAATTTCTGGAGATGCTGGATGCGCTCACGTTCACGGAGTACGATCATACGCTGCCTTTTGCCGGGAGGGTCTACAAGATCCGCCACGATGCCAGAGGTACGCGTATCACCTACATCAAAGCGCTGCAGGGCGTGCTGAAGAACCGCGAGAGCTTGGCTTATGGCGCAGAAGCGGAACAAACCTCCGAACGGATTACCGGAATCCGCAAATATAACGGTACTGCTTATAGCGCTGCTGACTGGGCTGCCGCCGGGGAGCTGTTCGCCGTTGTCGGCCTAAGCTCCGTGCTGCCGGGTGCGGGAGTAGGCGAACTTCAGGACGCGCAGAGCAGCGGACTGATTCCCACCTTGAAATCCAAGGTGCTCTTCAAGCCGCCCGTGCACCTGAAGGAGCTGATGCATGCCTTCGGACAGCTTGGCGCGGAAGATCCGTCACTGAATGTAAGCTGGGATGAAGATCTCCAGGAGCTGCATATTCATGTGATGGGCGGGATACAGCTTGAGATTCTGGAGCAGATCGCGGCGGAGCGGTTCCAGCTTAAAATCTCGTTTGGCCCGCCGGAGATTCTCTATAAGGAGACTATTGCGGGTACAGTCTATGGTTGCGGGCATTTTGAGCCGCTGGGCCACTACGCCGAGGTGCATCTCATGCTTGAGGGCGGGGAACGCGGGAGCGGGATCACGTTCATGAACCGCTGCCACCCGGATGATCTCACATTAGGCTACCAGCATCAGATTGAGCAGCATCTGCTGGAGAGCGGCCATCACGGCCTGCTGACCGGTTCCCCGCTGACGGATCTGAAGATCACCTTGCTGACGGGAAAGGCACATAATAAGCACACGAGCGGCGGTGATTTCCGGGAAGCAGCTTACCGCGCCTTGCGACAGGGGCTGGAGCAGGCAGATAATCTGCTGCTGGAGCCGGTCTACGACCTGAAGATCCGGATAGATCCGGACGATGTGGGAAAGGTTATGAGTGATATTCAGCAAGCCGGCGGCCGCTTCAATCCCCCGGATATTTCACCGTCCAAGGCGGTAATTACGGGCATAGTTCCGGCGGCAAGCTTCATGAATTACGGGGTGAGACTGGCGGCGATGACGCAGGGCAAGGGATCGATGTCGCTCAGAGTAGCCGGATATGAGCCTTGCCACCAGACCGGGGCGGTGGTGGAGCAGCGGAATTATAATAAAAATGCAGACCCGGCCTACTCCTCGGCGTCTATTTTTTGCGCTAAAGGTGAGGGATATGCTGTACCCTGGGAAGAGGCCGGACAGCATATGCATATTCAAGCAGCAAGCAGGAACGGGTACACTGTTCTTAAACGGGCAGTTCCGTTTCAGCGTGACGCAGAAGGAAAGGTGCAGACTAACAATGAGTAA
- a CDS encoding DMT family transporter has protein sequence MKGILFAFMAGACITLQGVANARISQDIGTWQAATITQLTGFIMALAIALVVRDGKKHGFRKVHPLYISGGGLAAFVIFSEVTAIQNIGVTLTISALLIAQLCLTFIIDIRGWFGVVRQKMKLPQFIGIGMMILGVVVLKF, from the coding sequence ATGAAAGGAATACTATTCGCATTTATGGCCGGGGCCTGCATTACACTTCAGGGGGTAGCCAATGCCAGAATCAGCCAGGATATCGGCACGTGGCAGGCGGCAACCATTACCCAGCTTACCGGATTCATTATGGCGTTAGCGATAGCGCTGGTGGTACGGGACGGCAAAAAGCACGGCTTCCGCAAGGTACATCCGCTATACATCAGCGGCGGCGGTCTGGCCGCCTTCGTGATTTTCAGTGAGGTGACGGCGATTCAGAACATAGGGGTTACACTTACGATCTCGGCGCTGCTGATTGCGCAGCTCTGCCTGACGTTCATCATTGATATCCGGGGCTGGTTCGGTGTCGTCCGGCAAAAGATGAAGCTGCCGCAGTTTATCGGCATCGGGATGATGATTCTCGGGGTAGTTGTACTAAAGTTCTAA
- a CDS encoding sensor histidine kinase, whose product MKAFNRLMLWTLLLGLTFVAALNGYVSYRETGAGTPGKAYRIEINRIYDQVQRGIPMEELQPDVNRYTYVNGLSWIGKEAGPDEVQRFFAGNGVEDASEFMVKPLYADQQSTGYLRFSYRMPGQDVHTLLVLNLFLLAALGAVMVLLFYIRKQILRPFHTLQELPYELSRGQLNIGMKEHRSRFFGRFVWGLDLLRQTLDAQRETNLRLEKDRQTLVASLSHELKTPVATIRLYASALADSLYDSEVKRQSAARMIGQQAEQMEQLIGGIITASVSSLQNVEVVPGEFYLSGLIRKVLHNHKERLELLKVELEVGAYQDKLLLGDEERLHEVMNNLIENAIKYGDGKSISITFREEDYRQLIVIGNSGEPLLLSELPHIFTSFWRGSNADGKPGNGLGLFICKQLLRKMGGDIYAEPVERGMRFVLVLRY is encoded by the coding sequence ATGAAGGCATTTAACAGGCTGATGCTCTGGACATTACTTCTCGGTCTGACGTTCGTAGCGGCTCTGAATGGATATGTATCCTACAGGGAGACAGGGGCAGGGACACCCGGGAAGGCTTATAGGATAGAGATCAACCGGATCTATGACCAGGTGCAGCGAGGTATTCCTATGGAGGAACTGCAGCCGGATGTGAACCGGTACACCTACGTGAACGGCTTAAGCTGGATCGGAAAGGAAGCGGGACCGGATGAGGTTCAGCGCTTTTTTGCCGGTAACGGGGTGGAGGACGCAAGTGAATTCATGGTCAAGCCCTTGTATGCGGACCAGCAAAGTACAGGATACTTAAGGTTCTCTTACCGGATGCCCGGGCAGGATGTGCATACGCTTCTGGTGTTGAATCTGTTCCTGCTGGCGGCGCTTGGCGCGGTTATGGTGCTGCTGTTCTACATCCGCAAGCAGATTCTGCGGCCGTTCCATACGCTGCAGGAGCTTCCTTATGAGTTATCCCGGGGGCAGCTGAACATAGGCATGAAGGAGCACCGGAGCCGGTTCTTCGGCCGGTTCGTGTGGGGGCTGGACCTGTTGCGGCAGACACTGGATGCCCAGAGAGAGACGAATCTCCGCCTGGAAAAAGACCGCCAGACGCTGGTCGCGTCCCTCTCGCATGAGCTCAAAACCCCAGTCGCCACAATCAGGCTTTACGCCAGCGCCCTTGCGGACAGCCTCTATGACAGTGAAGTCAAGCGGCAATCGGCCGCCCGGATGATTGGTCAGCAAGCAGAGCAAATGGAGCAGCTGATCGGCGGGATCATCACCGCGTCCGTCTCCTCTTTGCAGAATGTAGAGGTGGTTCCGGGAGAATTCTATCTCAGCGGGCTGATCCGCAAGGTTCTCCATAACCATAAGGAGCGGCTGGAGCTGCTGAAGGTGGAGCTTGAAGTAGGTGCTTATCAGGACAAGCTGCTGCTTGGGGACGAAGAACGGCTGCATGAAGTAATGAATAATCTCATTGAGAATGCCATTAAGTATGGAGATGGCAAGTCTATCTCTATTACCTTCCGTGAGGAGGATTACCGCCAGCTGATTGTGATCGGGAATTCTGGAGAGCCGCTGCTCCTGAGCGAGCTGCCCCACATCTTCACCAGCTTCTGGCGCGGGTCCAATGCGGACGGCAAGCCGGGCAACGGCCTCGGCCTCTTCATCTGCAAGCAGCTGCTACGAAAGATGGGCGGCGATATTTACGCGGAGCCGGTGGAGCGGGGCATGCGGTTTGTGCTGGTGCTTCGGTATTGA
- a CDS encoding ANTAR domain-containing response regulator, whose amino-acid sequence MHSLLVIEPAGTENPAEARSSEGPDHILSSCGYVVGSAASPEQAAPFIGDADAFILNLPVTDISHWRTLLVQHKLAPVIWWCTPHTANLSVSACGDDIMVDGILSPAMKPPEIHWTLHFSARQCFERKQWLKEREQLLSRIEERKWIDMAKGILSKAKNISESEAYDLLRKQAMNERKRIVDVATSIVKVYQMLQDQT is encoded by the coding sequence ATGCATTCCCTGCTCGTAATAGAACCTGCTGGAACAGAGAATCCCGCAGAAGCGCGCTCCTCTGAAGGACCTGACCACATCCTAAGCTCTTGCGGCTATGTAGTAGGAAGCGCAGCGTCACCGGAGCAGGCTGCCCCGTTCATCGGCGATGCCGATGCCTTCATCCTCAATCTTCCGGTGACGGATATCAGCCATTGGAGAACCCTGCTGGTGCAGCATAAGCTTGCGCCAGTAATCTGGTGGTGTACCCCGCATACCGCTAACCTCTCCGTCTCTGCCTGCGGCGACGATATTATGGTGGACGGCATTCTATCCCCTGCTATGAAGCCGCCGGAGATTCACTGGACGCTGCATTTCAGTGCCAGGCAATGCTTCGAGCGCAAGCAATGGTTGAAGGAACGGGAGCAGCTGCTCTCCCGGATTGAAGAACGCAAATGGATCGACATGGCCAAGGGCATTCTGTCCAAGGCCAAGAATATCAGTGAATCGGAAGCCTATGACCTGCTGCGCAAGCAGGCAATGAATGAACGCAAACGGATCGTGGATGTAGCAACCTCCATCGTCAAGGTCTACCAGATGCTGCAGGATCAAACTTAA
- the nirB gene encoding nitrite reductase large subunit NirB yields the protein MTVKRKKLILVGNGMAGVRAIEHLLKLAPEAYEITIFGTEPYPNYNRIMLSSVLAGGASLDEIVINDLEWYRSFNITLYTGHTVTSINTAARTVNTDKGVTAAYDELILATGSNPFMLPIPGTEKEGVIAFRDIKDTQIMQDVSQKYNKAIVIGGGLLGLEAARGLLHLGMDVSVVHIHEYIMERQLDETASRMLRGELEAQGMKFLLKKQSEAILGKKRVKGLLFADGEMAEADLIVMAVGIKPNVELARSSGIEVNRGIVVNDYMETSLPGIYAVGECAEHRGIAYGLVAPLYEQGAVLAKRLAGAPTEGYAGSVTSTKLKVSGVDVFSAGQYIEQPGTKALRFQDETEGIYKKLVIQDDKLIGAVLFGDTNDGAQLFSMIKKGENIKGREKELLLGLPADALASPKGNRLEGMPDDEIICGCNGVTKGTIAEAITAGGCTSVGQIKACTKASASCGGCKPLVEGLLQLYAGEAAVTVKEGICGCTTLGRDEIVAEIKRMKLTTVKEVMHVLSWSNEEGCPKCRPSLNYYLGMLWPEEYVDENESRYTNERYHANIQKDGTYSVVPRIYGGVTSPAELIKIAEVAVKYDVPLVKFTGGQRLDLLGVKKEDLPKMWEELDMPSGHAYGKTLRTVKTCVGSTFCRFGTQDALGMGIRLEKAFERLNAPGKVKLAVSGCPRNCAEATIKDFGVVAIDGGWELHVGGNGGVHVRATDLLCVVKTDDEVLEWASAFLQYYREQAGWNERTAQWIERVGLDSIKQALESPEERAALVERIQKTLSLTTDPWKQIVNTPELRKNFEAISLPETV from the coding sequence ATGACAGTGAAACGTAAAAAACTGATATTAGTCGGCAATGGGATGGCGGGGGTCAGAGCCATTGAGCATCTGCTCAAATTGGCGCCGGAGGCGTACGAGATTACGATTTTTGGCACAGAGCCTTATCCCAATTATAACCGCATCATGCTGTCTTCCGTGCTGGCAGGCGGGGCAAGCCTGGATGAAATCGTCATTAATGATCTCGAATGGTACCGCAGCTTCAATATTACCTTATACACAGGACACACAGTAACTTCTATTAACACTGCTGCACGTACAGTCAATACGGATAAAGGAGTTACGGCTGCGTATGATGAGCTGATTCTGGCGACCGGCTCCAATCCCTTTATGCTGCCGATCCCCGGAACAGAGAAGGAGGGCGTTATTGCCTTCCGTGACATCAAGGATACTCAAATCATGCAGGACGTATCGCAAAAATATAACAAAGCGATAGTCATCGGCGGTGGTCTTCTCGGACTTGAAGCGGCCAGAGGGCTGCTGCACCTGGGGATGGACGTCTCGGTGGTTCACATCCACGAGTATATTATGGAGCGTCAGTTAGACGAGACCGCTTCCCGGATGCTGCGGGGAGAGCTCGAAGCTCAGGGCATGAAGTTCCTGCTGAAGAAGCAGTCGGAAGCCATTCTCGGCAAAAAGAGAGTCAAAGGCCTGCTGTTCGCAGACGGCGAGATGGCGGAGGCTGATCTGATTGTGATGGCAGTCGGCATCAAGCCGAATGTGGAGCTTGCCCGCAGCAGCGGGATTGAGGTGAACCGGGGCATCGTGGTGAACGATTATATGGAGACCAGCCTGCCCGGCATTTACGCCGTCGGGGAATGTGCAGAGCATCGCGGCATTGCCTACGGCCTGGTAGCCCCGCTGTATGAGCAAGGCGCTGTGCTGGCCAAAAGACTGGCAGGCGCTCCCACAGAGGGCTACGCCGGTTCGGTGACCTCGACGAAGCTGAAGGTGTCCGGCGTCGATGTTTTCTCGGCGGGACAGTATATTGAACAGCCCGGTACGAAGGCGCTCCGGTTCCAGGATGAGACGGAAGGAATCTACAAGAAGCTGGTCATTCAGGATGATAAGCTAATCGGTGCCGTGCTGTTCGGGGATACCAATGACGGCGCGCAGCTCTTCTCAATGATTAAGAAGGGCGAGAATATCAAGGGGCGCGAGAAGGAGCTGCTGCTCGGCCTTCCGGCCGATGCGCTGGCTTCGCCCAAGGGCAACCGGCTGGAAGGGATGCCGGATGACGAGATCATCTGCGGGTGCAATGGTGTAACGAAGGGAACCATTGCCGAAGCGATTACCGCCGGCGGCTGCACCAGTGTCGGCCAGATCAAGGCCTGCACCAAAGCATCCGCCTCCTGCGGGGGCTGCAAGCCATTGGTAGAGGGACTGCTCCAGCTCTATGCCGGAGAGGCGGCCGTTACGGTCAAGGAGGGAATCTGCGGCTGCACGACGCTTGGACGGGATGAGATTGTCGCCGAGATCAAGCGGATGAAGCTGACCACGGTGAAGGAAGTCATGCATGTATTGTCCTGGAGCAATGAGGAAGGCTGCCCGAAATGCCGCCCTTCGCTGAATTATTACCTGGGTATGCTCTGGCCGGAGGAATACGTGGATGAGAATGAATCCAGATATACGAATGAGCGCTACCATGCCAATATCCAGAAGGACGGGACGTATTCAGTAGTGCCGAGAATCTACGGCGGGGTCACTTCTCCCGCAGAGCTGATCAAGATAGCGGAGGTGGCGGTGAAATACGATGTGCCGCTGGTCAAGTTCACCGGCGGGCAGCGCCTGGATTTGCTGGGCGTGAAAAAGGAGGATCTGCCGAAGATGTGGGAGGAGCTGGATATGCCCTCCGGCCATGCTTACGGCAAAACGCTGCGCACCGTAAAGACCTGCGTAGGCTCCACCTTCTGCCGGTTCGGGACCCAGGATGCGCTGGGGATGGGGATTCGGCTGGAAAAGGCTTTTGAACGGCTGAATGCTCCGGGTAAGGTGAAGCTGGCCGTATCCGGGTGTCCGCGCAACTGTGCGGAAGCGACAATCAAGGACTTTGGGGTGGTGGCGATAGACGGCGGCTGGGAGCTGCATGTCGGCGGCAACGGCGGCGTCCATGTCCGGGCGACCGATCTGCTCTGCGTGGTGAAGACCGATGATGAGGTCCTGGAATGGGCAAGTGCGTTCCTGCAGTATTACCGCGAGCAAGCCGGATGGAATGAACGGACTGCACAGTGGATCGAGCGCGTGGGTCTGGACAGCATCAAGCAGGCGCTGGAATCCCCGGAGGAACGGGCGGCGCTGGTGGAGAGAATCCAGAAGACGCTCAGCCTGACTACTGATCCATGGAAGCAGATTGTAAATACGCCGGAGCTGCGCAAGAATTTCGAAGCGATCTCGTTACCCGAGACGGTCTAA
- a CDS encoding DMT family transporter has product MLAGLVLALIAGALVSLQNIFNAKVNEHTGSWSTTTLVLGMGFAASLVMGLIMEGKNMFTLQHMQPWYWLSGMIGVGVVICLVQATRILGATYAISIVLTAQLGFALLWDSLGWLGLAKVPFSLNQLIGVLIIVGGILVFKLGGTSDAKEPAGSQGSGKPQGALHTD; this is encoded by the coding sequence ATGTTAGCAGGATTAGTACTTGCACTGATCGCGGGCGCGCTGGTCAGTTTACAGAATATTTTCAACGCCAAGGTTAATGAACACACAGGCTCTTGGTCGACTACAACACTGGTACTAGGTATGGGTTTCGCCGCATCCCTCGTCATGGGGCTGATTATGGAAGGGAAAAATATGTTCACGCTGCAGCACATGCAGCCCTGGTACTGGTTAAGCGGAATGATCGGCGTGGGGGTCGTGATCTGCCTGGTCCAGGCCACCAGAATCCTTGGCGCAACTTATGCCATCTCGATTGTACTAACTGCCCAGCTCGGCTTCGCCTTGCTGTGGGATTCACTGGGCTGGCTGGGCCTGGCGAAGGTTCCGTTCTCGTTAAACCAGCTAATCGGCGTGCTGATCATTGTCGGCGGCATCCTGGTCTTCAAGCTGGGCGGCACAAGCGATGCTAAAGAGCCCGCCGGGAGCCAGGGTTCCGGCAAGCCGCAGGGGGCGCTGCATACGGATTAA
- a CDS encoding anthranilate phosphoribosyltransferase, with protein sequence MINILREVARGKRGAKDLSYGEAEYAAEAILTRSASPVQIGAFLIAERMKLESLEELEAFVAVCRKYAFREPVHQGIDCAGPYDGRVHSFIATFPTAFLLSAAGLPVTLHGSAGLPPKWGITLQDIIQAGGVDVAGLSRSDAVHAAEAGGVLFVKSEQWCPPLGELRGLREDIGMRTIFNTAEKLIDYSCSPFIVFGIFHNTVFDRSSRLIAKLGYQRGLVVQGVEGSEDLYIDRPNRVYRIQDGAAELDIIDPDSLGLEVPVPVEQEWTALRQLRTAEEVLQGGGHMAYYNQTLLNAAARLHAAGRVNSIEEGVYTCKPLLDNGQAWETYQRWHRAMTGSRVAPLGQG encoded by the coding sequence ATGATTAATATTCTGAGGGAAGTTGCCCGCGGCAAACGCGGTGCGAAGGATTTAAGCTACGGGGAAGCTGAATATGCGGCCGAGGCCATACTCACCCGGTCCGCTTCGCCGGTGCAGATTGGCGCGTTCCTGATCGCAGAGCGCATGAAGCTGGAGAGCCTGGAGGAGCTGGAGGCTTTTGTAGCAGTCTGCCGTAAATATGCCTTCCGTGAGCCTGTTCACCAGGGAATTGACTGCGCCGGTCCGTATGACGGCAGGGTACATTCCTTCATTGCAACCTTCCCCACGGCCTTTCTGCTGTCGGCCGCAGGTCTGCCGGTTACCCTGCATGGTTCAGCGGGCTTGCCGCCCAAATGGGGCATTACGCTACAGGATATCATCCAGGCCGGGGGAGTGGATGTAGCCGGACTGAGCCGCAGTGACGCGGTTCATGCCGCCGAAGCCGGCGGGGTGCTGTTTGTGAAGTCGGAGCAGTGGTGCCCGCCGCTGGGTGAGCTTCGCGGACTCCGTGAGGACATTGGGATGCGGACGATTTTTAATACGGCTGAGAAGCTGATCGACTATTCCTGTTCACCGTTTATTGTCTTCGGGATATTCCATAATACGGTATTCGACCGGAGCTCCCGGCTCATTGCGAAGCTCGGCTATCAGCGGGGACTGGTGGTGCAGGGCGTGGAAGGCTCGGAGGACCTGTACATTGACCGGCCGAACCGCGTATACCGGATTCAGGACGGAGCGGCGGAGCTGGATATCATCGACCCCGATTCGCTTGGTTTGGAGGTTCCCGTACCTGTCGAGCAGGAATGGACGGCTCTGCGGCAGCTCCGTACGGCCGAAGAAGTCCTGCAAGGCGGCGGGCATATGGCTTACTACAACCAGACGCTGCTTAACGCCGCCGCCAGACTGCATGCCGCCGGGCGTGTGAACTCGATTGAAGAAGGCGTCTATACCTGCAAGCCTCTGCTGGACAACGGCCAGGCCTGGGAGACGTATCAGCGCTGGCATCGCGCAATGACGGGCAGCAGAGTTGCTCCACTCGGACAGGGATGA
- a CDS encoding NUDIX hydrolase: MSNVIDKVAWIYVVDGKVLGARSTGKDTYYFPGGKREPGESDAETLIREIEEELSVQILPETIAAFGSFEAPAHGKAEGVLVRMTCLTADFTGELAPASEIEELAWLTYKDIDRVSAVSVIIMDKLREMSLIS, translated from the coding sequence ATGAGTAATGTAATAGATAAGGTAGCCTGGATCTATGTTGTGGACGGCAAGGTACTGGGCGCGCGTTCCACAGGCAAGGACACTTATTATTTCCCCGGCGGTAAGCGGGAGCCCGGCGAGAGTGATGCCGAGACTCTCATCCGCGAGATTGAGGAGGAGCTGTCCGTTCAGATCCTGCCGGAGACGATTGCAGCGTTCGGAAGCTTTGAGGCTCCCGCCCATGGCAAAGCGGAAGGCGTGCTCGTGCGGATGACCTGCCTGACCGCAGATTTCACAGGCGAGCTTGCCCCGGCTTCGGAGATTGAGGAGCTGGCCTGGTTAACCTATAAGGACATAGACAGGGTATCGGCGGTCAGTGTCATCATCATGGACAAACTGCGGGAGATGAGCCTCATCTCCTGA
- a CDS encoding aldo/keto reductase, whose product MKYRELGNTGLSVSEVSFGTWAIGGDWGNSKDEDGLRGLQAAMEQGVNFFDTADVYGGGHAEELLAKATRGKQDEIHIATKFCRAGDIHDPENYSARRISEYCEQSLRRLEREAIDLYQIHCPPMEILRDGSVFAALDQLKAKGKIRHYGVSVETIEEGLLCLEHPGVSALQIIFNLFRQQPAQELLPQAAAKGAGILVRLPLASGLLTGKFTASSTFQENDHRKFNANGEQFNVGETFAGLPFGKGVELAQKLDWIAEGRGNMARASMRWILDHPAVSCVIPGFKNEAQVNDNLATLDVPSFSPGDMERLAAFYQSEVVPHIRGEV is encoded by the coding sequence ATGAAATACCGCGAGCTGGGAAATACGGGGCTGTCTGTCAGCGAAGTCAGCTTTGGCACTTGGGCGATTGGCGGGGACTGGGGTAACAGCAAGGATGAGGACGGGCTAAGAGGCTTGCAGGCAGCGATGGAGCAGGGCGTGAATTTCTTCGATACGGCAGACGTCTATGGCGGCGGTCATGCGGAGGAGCTGCTTGCCAAGGCGACCCGGGGGAAGCAAGATGAGATCCATATTGCCACGAAGTTCTGCCGCGCCGGAGATATCCATGACCCGGAGAATTATTCCGCGCGCCGGATCAGCGAATACTGTGAGCAGAGCCTGCGGCGTCTGGAGCGGGAAGCGATTGATCTGTATCAGATCCACTGTCCGCCGATGGAGATTCTGCGTGATGGGAGTGTGTTCGCGGCGCTGGATCAATTGAAGGCCAAGGGTAAAATCCGTCACTACGGCGTCAGTGTTGAGACCATCGAGGAGGGCTTGCTCTGCCTTGAGCATCCTGGTGTTTCGGCGCTTCAGATCATTTTCAATCTGTTCCGCCAGCAGCCGGCACAGGAGCTGTTGCCGCAGGCTGCGGCTAAGGGTGCAGGAATTCTGGTGCGTCTGCCGCTGGCCAGCGGTCTGCTGACCGGCAAGTTCACGGCGTCCAGTACCTTCCAGGAGAATGATCACCGGAAATTCAATGCGAACGGGGAGCAGTTCAATGTGGGCGAGACTTTTGCCGGTCTGCCTTTTGGTAAGGGGGTAGAGCTGGCGCAGAAGCTGGATTGGATCGCTGAAGGACGCGGCAATATGGCCCGGGCCTCCATGCGCTGGATTCTGGACCATCCGGCCGTCAGCTGTGTGATTCCGGGCTTCAAGAATGAGGCTCAGGTGAACGATAATCTGGCCACACTGGATGTACCCTCCTTCAGTCCAGGGGATATGGAGCGCCTGGCTGCCTTTTACCAATCAGAGGTGGTTCCGCATATCCGTGGAGAGGTGTAG